Within Haematobia irritans isolate KBUSLIRL chromosome 2, ASM5000362v1, whole genome shotgun sequence, the genomic segment GCCTGACCTTACCCTTTAAAAGAgtttcagatcgaaggatatggttgactaatgctgttttcttttctaaaatgtgaatttttaaaatgttgccagcaacctaacaacatgctatcatttcaggcaGTGCtaaaaatgcccgtaatttgcctctatgcgtggcactattttcacaagAGAATTCGAAGCCTCTTCGCACTTTTTCCTGtttgttttagaaaagaacctaaaaagttcattttccgggcaaaatgcaaagaaagtgtgcattttttttcaggaaaagaaaacaccataagttaacgaaaatatgcttcgaAAGGCGCAGCGAACCCGGCCTGGTTACGCTAGTTAAAACTATTTATTActattaaagaatattttctattattggcgtaatttatttaattattctaataattgaaaaaaatccgTTTCCAATTGTTTGATTAATTAAGTTAATAaccatatttattaaaatatttttatggtttcaacaagatacaTAATTACTTTCATCActaaatattttcagaaattttaattacCTACAAtgattaaatttacaattttggcAATTCAAATATTTAGATAATTGAAATTACAAATTGGATTATTGAGTTTACAACTATTTTTATTAacccaaaaattaataaaaaaataattgcgtTTACAATATCATGCCATTTCCAATAATTAAACCCGATTATTAGTtttttctcttaaggattttggtattgatttgaagccaaaagacatttttagcaacatatctggctttaaatataggaccaataaaattaaaattagagtaaaggtctcatttattgaatattcattctcttttcgcgatatattaataaagctgttCACGTACAAGCaataccagtttaaaaatccaaattataacagatacttcaaagtacttttttgttttattttcaaaaaacttttaaaccaaatatgctcaatcttcaaaataagtcttagcttatatttgaagcgtttttatcttaaatctaaaaatattcGAAAGTATTTAAAGCCGATAGTCCAAACAAATGCGGTGTTTAAGTTCAAAATaatattgattaaaatttattcgttagatggggacttaaaatattgtaaagtgaCAATTTCCCCCTCGCTAGAAAATGTACATTAAGTACTGAATGCAGCCCTGTGCTTtcagcacaattcgttacatttttctaacgagTCGCGCCATTACCGTCTTTCGGCGTCTAAGcttttgttattattcgttATTGGATTTCGTCATTGTAACAGCGATTTTGtgaaaaaacgtaaatattgtcTCCcaagaaattcaataaaattacgttttattgaaaggttattgaaaagaaaactaaatgcttttgttttatttattttatttttcggtgcTACGCATTCATTGGTCCAATCGAGCCGGATACTTGCTTATAGCAATTAATaaagggtttttgtttttccttttcCAAAGGAAAGTGCTGATCACTTCAACAATAACAACAGGAAGCAGTCGAATTGCAGCCataattatggaaaatttaatttgaaaaattatttcaataattaAATATCAACACACAGGTGCATATGtcagtgttttattaaaataattgagcatATCGCGaatgattttaaatttaaaccgcggtttttttacaacattgtgtcaattatttcgttttgccgacggcaaatTGCAATGCGATATACGTACAATCATTGCTACATATATACGTACGATTCtttcatttcgttttgttaaaggaaatttaaatttaagtcaaaataaaaagtaaaaaaaatctattatatATACTGGTGTTGTGTGGTGAATTTAAACGTTGACAAGtgcttatttacttcaaaacattatttgcaaTTACGTTGCCTTTaacttgaagtaaataaaacaataacaaaatacacgCAGACTCCAAAGGCTCTGTTGGTCGTATTacccaaagataataaaagaggaagatgggagattgtctattgagaacatcaaaccatttaccacattagtttaatactcgaaccaaacgcgtatacgacaagtattgacatagcattaaaatgcaaataaaaagaaattaagagtacgaaataatgccctgttcctgtatatcgaacgaaaaccagttcgaaagaaaggcagtcactcgaattcgaatgaatttgggtttttctatttttgaaagttcgattcgtttgtatgagtatacattgattattaaaaatgagtatttttaaatttttggcctgagaattcattgaaatgttaacaatgctCTTACTTTTTCCTTggcacttattgtatatgttcgtttattactcgacaacaaaatatgaagtgacttgtctttcgaaataaaagaacaaaaatcaattttctttcgtttggaatacgaaagaaagctttcgttcgatatacaggaacaggccataaatttccataaaggggaaaatgtattttttttgttgttgcctaaaatttaacattgtttcattaagaagattacatttttcatttaaaaaataaaaacgaaaaacaactacaaacatgtattaaactaatcaggtaaatgcaacatttggtatgacgcaagccaatctcccatcttcctcttttattatctttggtatTACCAGTGTAAACATACATCAATCGTCACTGCAGTCAACGTTTGAATTTGCATTGTGCCTACCTACGTATGGTCAGTGATACACAcacgtatatacatacatatttttttgtgctGTGCTTTGTTTGTTAACCCTCACAGTCGCGAGTCGTaaatattttgaggaaaattataaaattttttgaaattgagttttttttgggttttcgtTTTGTATGACCCATTAGCGGTAAGCgcattgttaaaaattatcatTTTGGTCAGGATTCAGACACTCACGTGTCTCCGCGATTTGAAGGGTATTGAGGCTTCAAGGAAAACTGATGGCAGGAGACTACGAACGCATTTTACGAATGCAGCTCCGAAGTCTTCGACATCTACGTCGCAGCCTTCCACTTCTTCTGGAATTGTGTCTGGTACTTCGGCCAGGCAAGTATTTCATGTTTCCAAGAACAGGGCAGTGCTATTAGGGACGGCTATGGTGAACATCGTTCATCAGGGTATGACGTACCCAGCTCGGGCTCTTATTGAACCCAGCATCAGAGGCCTCCTTTATTACCGAAGGTATGCAGAAGATGCTTAGGATTTCGACGACGAGTACGAGGTCTTCAAAATCAGGCGTGAATCAATCGGTTTCTATAGCTTCTCGCGGTATTTGCCCTCTAAATATAGGGTCACCAATAGATGAGTCGTTCGTGGTAGAGGCGAGTGCGTTGGTCCTGCCTAAGATTTCTGGGAATTTACCGTCTTTTCAGGTGAGTCGGAATTATATTTCGCGTTTGCCTAATTTACGTTTGGCTGATCCTAATCTGTTCGATAGTCGTCCGGTTGATTTATTGTTGGGGGCTGACTTGTTTCCCAGAATTATATTACAGGGGGTTCGGTCCGGTATTTGAGGTTCGTTGATTGCTCAACAGACAGTCTTCAGTTGGCTCATTACTGGTTCAATTCCCACTTCTAATGTGACGGGTTTTTCAACGACTGTTGAATTTATGGAGGAAGATGGTCTTGACAAGACTCTTCTTCGGTTTTGGGAGTTAGAGGACTTACCAAGGCGGGCAATTTGTTCTCCCGcagataaatttttgtgaaaaaaattacaagaatACCACATATGTATAGGGATTCCGATGGAAGATACGTAGTGACTCTTCCGATAAAACCCGAATTAAAGGGACAGGTCTTGCTTGGACTTTCGCGGACAAGTTGTTTAAAACAGTTTATTCGTGGCGAGCCTTCGCTTTTACAAAAGTCTGAAACTAAATTAATGTATGATGGGGTGATTAAAGAATATTTGAACTTGCAACATATGAGATCAGTGTCGTCGACTTCTCCTTCTGACCAACCAGTGTGTTACTTGCCTCACCACCCAGTAATCAATCCGGACAAATTGACGTCAAAACTTCGAGTTGTCTTTAATGCTTCGCATAAGACCTCAAATGGTAAAAGTCTGAACGACATTCTTTATGTGGGACCCACATTACAATTGGAATTGGTTTATTTGATTTTGAGGTAGAgatttttcaaatatgtttttaattgcgacatcacacagatgtaccgccaaattagggtaaattcGACCCACACGCCTCTGCAGCGAATTGTCTTTAGGGACTCCCCTCAAAAAGATGTACAGGACTATGAGCTGCAGACCGTGACATTTGGAGTGAATTGTGGTCCATATTTAGCCATACGGACGTTATTGCAATTGGCCGATGACTCCGAAAATAATTATCCCCACGCGGCACATATTCTACGAAGGCGCATGTACGTGGATGACAGTGATGCcaggaagttttttgaaaattccctacgTGGCACCcaaaaattcccttttttccctacgcccaaaattttttccctacaTTTTTCCCTACGGtactaaattcaaaaaaatttggctagaaaacaacaaatattttatattgaattcaatttctttaaaattaatagccAGGGATTATATCCGTCAATAAAGGGACCAAATGTTCaataatataacatttttattcgTATTTCGAACATTGCAACATCATTGCTCATTTTTAACacaaccaacatttttcttgtggacTTTAATGGCCGCGTGTTTCTTCAGGTCAGATTTCTGCAAATTACGAACTTTCCACAAGCATTggtatttaaaatcgtcattttcgaCCGCCTCTAGCCAACCCTTTAAGTCAACAATGagccaatttggtcaaaaaggctattttctaaattttgttggaatggttttatgttattttcttcactagacaacattttcctaaaacattaaaaactgttgtgAATGTAACAGTTGTAAATGTAGAATAAAAATCCtacatttactatttttatgttagcctgacacCAATGCAGGACTGTTTAATGTATAAGTCATTTAaactacatattattacaatacttattcgagcttattgaacaagttcttttcagtaacttaatagtACTAATTTCCTTAATCTTCTTGTCCAATAGGCTAtaagtattgtaataatatgtaatcCTACATTTATATACACGAATCCGCGTATGCACTGCAAGTGATCTTTGTGTTAGAAAATATTGAGAGGCACCAAGTTGACGAAGCCATCACCTGTTTATGAACCTTAATGGAAGCGTTTATTCTTGCAAATGAAATCTATTTACacatttgtaattaaataccaatgcaaaaacatcttttgaacttttctaaataaaatcattacaatAACATCGTTAACGGTGAATCACGTATTCCATTAGTTGAAGCTTTGACTACCATATATTTTGGATCTTCAAATATCTGGAATATTAAGAAAAAGTACTCTTCTTGTTGCAAAATGTGGTAAActatggaaattggaaaaattccctatatttgtagaaaaaatgaaaaatctgcCCTTTTTCCCCTACCGatgtaattttaggaaaaaatccctacaaaaaaggatttttcccTACGCATGGCATCACTGGTGGATGATGTTTTGACAGGGTACCATGACGTGGAGACCGCTGTTGAATCTAGGGACCAATTGATTAGGGTATTATCATCGGCAAGGTTCGAGCTGAGGAAGTGGACTTCTAATGAGCTAGCCATTTTGGAATCGTTTCCGGCTGACCATTTGGTTGACGCCAAATTACTAGCTTTGTTGAAGCTAGTAGTTCGAAACCGTTGGGCATTAGGTGGAATGCGCAGTtagacttgttttattttgatataaaacCGATTGAGCGGAAATCTcggtttacaaagagagaggtTTTATCGGCTATAGCTAGACTATTTGATCCTGTTGGCTGGCTGGGACCAATTTTTATAGTGGCGACGATTATTATGCAACAGGTTTGGTTGGATAAGACAGGATGGGACGAGTCACTTCCGTTACAAACTGAGCGACAATGGCGAAAGTTTGTCGAAACCTATCAGGATGTGAATGACGTTCGTATACTTCGATGGGTCAATTATTCCACAGACTGTGAAGatgaattacatgttttttccgACGCGTcggaaaaagcatacccggggcTAGTATATGTTCGTGTGGTTACGCCGCAGGGACATATCTTCACCCATTAGCTATCTTGTAAGACTAAGGTAGCCCCCATCAAATCTATATCTTTGCCACGTTTGGAGCTTTGTGGGACTGTTTTGGCCTCAAAAATTTACAAGTCTATAGCCAGGGAGTTAGATATTGAGTTTCGCCGTGTTTATTGTTGGACGGATTCTACCATCGTCCGCTCATGGCTTCGAAAGACGCCATCTACGAGACTCACGCATCGTTTTTACGGATTATGAGGATATTTTGGAGAGGTTTTCTTCGTTAGATAGGGCTCTAAGAGTCATCGCATATGTATTTAGGTTTTATCATAGGACCCATTATTCACATGCTAGTCCAAATGTGTATCATGGACCAGAGTGGCTCTGCTCAGATAGCTCTCGGTGGGATATTAGTGATTTGACCGCGCTTGAAACTGTCGGTGAGTTACGGGCGGTCAAGACTCACGCATCGTGTTTACGGATTATGAGTATATTTTGGAGAGGTTTTCTTCGTTAGATAGGGCTCTACGAGTCATCGCATATGTATTTAGGTTTTATCATAGGACCCATTATTCACATGCTAGTCGAAATGTGTATCACGACACGACGTTGACGGCAACCGAATTAAAGACAGTGAGATTAAGTCTAGCTGTTCTGTCTCAAAGGGCTCATTATCCAGATGAGTATTATTGTTTGATGGAGAAGAAAACGTTAGGTTCCAAAAGTTCGCTGTTGTCTTTGAATCCATTCCTGGATGAGGAGGGGGTTATGAGGCTGAACGGTCGTTTGAGTAGGTGTCCTACCTTTTCGTATTGTGAGCGTCATCCCATTATTGTGCCGTAGCGAATCTACTATCGCTAGGCTACTGGTGAAATATGTTCACGACATATCTATTCACGGAGGGAACCAGTCGGTACTACGTCTTATTCGGATTGAGTATTGAATTCCTCGTTTGACATCTTTGATCAGGTCGACTATCAACCGGTGTAAGCGATGTCTATTGGATAGGAAGAAGTCTTGTTCGCAGATCATGGCGGCTCTCCCACCGGAGAAAACTGTGCTTACTAGACCGTTTACTACGACTGGCGTTGATTTTGCGGGACCTTTCGAAATTAAGTCATTTGTAGGGCGGGCATGTAAAATAACGAAGGGTTATGTTCGCGTGTTTGTGTGCTTTTTGACGAAGGCCATACACTTGGAAGCCACTTCGGACTTGTCTACGACAACGTTTCTGGCAGCCTTTCACAGATTTATATCTCGGCGTGGTTGTCCCAAGACCATTTTTTTGgataatggtacaaattttgttgGGGCTTCACGCGACTTcgagaaggatttgagatgtgtTCTTAAGGAAGGACGTAATAAGATGCGTTCCGCATACCAGTTTCAGCAGCTTTGATGGCAGTTTATCCCCGCCGGAGCGCCACATATGGGTGGTGAGCCGTTACCAGCCATCGAGCAGTTCCCTGACGTCGGGATGACCCCAGTCGTCGCCTCTTCACAAGAGGTAGTACCGACGCAAACAGTTGTCCCTCCGTCGGGGGCTGATACGGCTCCTACTGACGTCTGGATAAATCCATACTTGGTCCGATGTTGTTTCTATAACCGGCCGTCACGCTTGGTCCCACTCTTGCTTGTCCTCTTGCTTGTCTTGTCCGATCGTCGAATTCCTGTCCGAGTTGTCCTCGACCCGTGGGCGGGGTACAGTATGATTTGTAGCAGCCTAGCCCTCAGCCTACGGCTTGTTTCAGCGATGACGTCGCAGGACACATTTTGCCTACTTATGGTTGTTTCCCGACACAATGCagaaaattaattggttttCTCTGCCCGGGTAACGGATCTAACCCGTGTTGTCACCCCATCGGCATCGGCTTCAGATTCGAAACGGGAATATTTCGAGAGTTTCCAGCTGGCCGTCCCAAAGTTTTACCGTCCTTCCGGGGTGGGGTTGGTCCTAGGGCCCGATGTCTACGCACGGGTTATCAAAACACAGATATTTTCGAGTCCTGGGTTCCCATTGGCGCAGCTAACGATGCTTGGCAGGGTAGTGTCAGGTCAATGTCAACCATAAGTGTCGTAGGTCATCCTGGCCAAAAATCGAGACACTGCAGACCCTCCGGATCAACGGCTCTACGACCATTTAGTTAAGACTATgaagtttgaaaaaatgaatacatgaattaataaaaaaaaaaattgctcaatTTGAAAATCAAACTGACatcgcattttatatttattttgatattaatatattgtatgtaccattatatgaattattgaatttaaattacaaCATAGCTGGATGTTGCAGAGCGGGCggaatgtttaagttcaaattaaTATTGGTTAAAGTTTATTCGTTAGATGGGGacttaaaatattataaagtgACAATTTCCTCCTCGTTAGAAAATGTACATTAAGCTTtcagcacaattcgttacatttttctaacgagTCGTGCCATTACCGTCTTTCGGCGGCTAAGcttttgttattattcgttATTGGATTACGTCCTTGTAACAACGATTTTGTGACAAAAGGTAAATATTGTCTCCaaagaaattcaataaaattacgttttattgaaagattattgaaaagaaaactaaatccttttgttttatttattttattttggtgcTACGCATTCATGCGGCTTTAACGGataacgcaaatttacaaaatttgtgtcctaaatttaataaacaaaattttgatgcaaagattataaactttattttaattaaaaaagcattattttaaagaattttgttcttaatattttgtaaattgcgcatcctgaaAATTAGGTTGCGTTATCTTTAATATaacgtaaatattattttcattgcaTTGGGTAATAATTACACTTCGCACCATATTCCCTATAAGCCAACGTTATTACAGACGACAGCAGCAGGATTCCATATTCGGTTTGAATGCCGATAAGAGAAAAATAACAATCACACCAAACTAGAATTGCAATAGTTTAAAAAACCCCTGTTCTTACGGCGCAGATAAGTAGCTATCCCCCCATATTCCGATATTCggattcattcaaattaaccatGTATATTTTTGGACAGACATGCTCCTTGTTCTCCGTTTTAAACTAACATTTTCAGATACATAGTTTCTGAGTtcaaattgaaatcggtttgaaGTCCGAgagtaggttaaagtggcagcccgatttatttttaggctcacttatactattcagtccattgtgataccgctttaactaaaagtacctattacatatgggcaactCTAGTTTTAAACgaatattttcttctgttgaaccaaccagattgttcctaaaacattaacagacagcctaagttaacattttccaggtcCGTCAGTAATTTAAAACTAAATCGCTTACGCCGCACACCAAATGGAGTACACTCTTACAAGAGGTATGTAATTGATTcccttttttaattatttatttacacgcatcatgacagctgatGCAGTAGTAATTATACTTCGcggcaatagtttttgcaaactcgcctatcaggcagggaCCCATTATAGCATATATCAGCAGTTATATCTGATgttttgagaacactagcatttctagtgtgcggtttaagtgtaaatggggccatatttgtttggtgtcgttacaactttTACATTTACACCATTGAACCGGTAGGCAGAGGCATACCAATAGCTTCTAGTTCCCTtggaaggtagttcctagcattGCTAACTCACCCGCTACCCTGTTCCTCGGTATGTTCCTGCggacaggcacccatattaggtgcatATTTTATTGCTCAGCCATCTAATTGAGAGATTTACGACAGTTGATGGCCGTttccgagttaaggaacacatagtccaaggattttattacaGGTTGACTgtatgagtatatattaatcgcaacatttgttggaacattacttttcAGCCAATTTGTaacctcttttattgctaatatttcagactgaaaaacactacagtgattaagtAATcgcttcgctattcgaagttccgaaTATACCCCGAAACCGACTTGTCCATTTAATTTGTATCCatcggtgtagaaatctatataatgTTTATTCCCAGGGGTTTTTGTGATCCACGCCGCACTATCGggaattaaagttaaaaactttttgtcgaaaagcggGTTCGCCATagagtaatccactacgtttggcacatctggcattaattTGGGGACCAAACTGTGGCCGTACCTTTTTTCCGTACAGCAGTTATTGCTGCTGACTGTTTGTCTAATATGTctgaaggcaatagatgcagcatgacattaaggcatCTACTCCTGACTCacggaatgcacctgagatgcaCAAGCACCCCaatcgctgaactttatctacacTTGTCGGCTCCTGAAGTGCCGCCCACCAGACCACAAGACGACATAGCAttgtaggtctaactactgccgtgtatagtcaatgcacaaatttcaatttgtataatatctctgattgtggatgggaatttcccCCTCACTACTAGAGctacatcgtctgcgtatgccaccacttttatcctttctttttctaggaaaaccagaaggttgtttatagcaacattccaaagaagaggtgatagaactcctcctcggggagtgcctctgttcacatatctttgtttgtttgcttgtcctagtgcggctgaaatacgtctcctcttaagcagttcgtctagcagcaTAAGTAtatctggatcaacattcagagttgccagtccatttaatatcgagcacggatggacgttatcgaatgccccctcgatgtctagaaacgccacgattgtgtattcattgacagatagtgagctttcaataaagctgactacttCATGTAATgcagtctcagtagacctgcccttcgagtatgcatgctgtcgtttcgagagcaaacttgaatcgatgctagttctaagataaatatttatcatcctctccagagccttaagtacacaaaattttttttttttttgatttcaatcacgaaaatcgcactcgagtgagaggcttttccctctTTAAAGCTGCAAAACTATCGATAGCACAAGGTATTTATTTTTCGATAGCGATACTATCGAAGAAACCCAGATCGCTATAAAAAATACCGACAATGCTACATACCAAAGtaggtaaaaataaacaaaaattgaataattctaatttattttaatgtctgcctaattcctttaaaatagattttttacaaaaatatacggCTATAAATTGATTTCCTTTTTCTTTCATTCTGTAGCATCTTTTTTCTTACAATAGCTACCAGTAAACGCAAGACTAAAACCTACGAATCAAATCCTGAACGAATCAAATCCAGAACAATATTCTTGATTGTGTTCTAATTGCAATGATTTTCATCGGGATATCGGTGAAAAAATCTTGGGCTTTACGTTTACCAGCAACCACGGAGTGGAAGGACTTCTTTGTCCACAAGTTTTCAATAACTCTCAATGGACCTTAGTAATTAGCACTTGAAGTATCATTTTTcgttttaaataatataaattcacTAAAATGTGAGATCCAAATGCACAAGAGGAAACTTTTGTTTAATGAAAACcatttaaaattgatttttgaaaaaaatccgaTAGTATCGATACTATCGATTGTTTGGTTTAaaactatcgaaaatattgaatGGTGCGACTAGTTTTGCAGCTTTAGAGTACAAAgccacattccaaagaagaggttatggaactcctccttggggagtgcctctgttcacatacctgaaATATGTCTCCTCATTAGAATTTCGTCTAACaacctaagtatacatggatcaacattcagagttgcaagtccatttaatatcgtgcttgtatggacgttattgaatgccccttcgatgtctgaaaatgccacgattgtgtattcattgacagatagtgagctttcaataaagctgattaGTTCATGTTATGCGGTCTCAGtacacctgcccttcgagtatacaTGCTgtagtttcgagagcaaacttgaatcgatgctagttcacgaaaatcgcggattcaatcatttttttaattgaaatgtcttcaatcacgaaaatgatagtatcaatcatccattttgattgaaaaccaacacgattttcaatgaaaaatttaattgacttttgtgacggaatcaattaattgtgtgattgaatcaattaaaaacgtgattgatttttaacataaaattcaatcacagttttaattgaatcaattaaaattttaattaatttcgcgacaaaaatcaatcatctatttgattcattcaattaaataattaattgaaatttgctataaatttcaatcaaaaatttatatattgcgcccccaaaatcgtatttagttttatttgcaataaaataaaatatgtgtttcttataaaacatatttactattttattattttttgaattatgcaataaacaaataaatttggttcttgtcatttgtgttttattcTAACATAatttacacatacaattactatcaataacaactatagggtgaaaaaataaactatataaatcattatcttccttataacaatgaacatgtcagcatgttccttctaatatgtagatgcgcctagatttctaaTAAATCAGcatcctgtaagctaaattagtttttctgaaagtaaacagaataattcgaatttaattttgtgcaattaaaagttaatttgttaaacattatctgcatagaatatcaagttcaattcttagttccaggttgcagatttataatcttcttttggagttgtagtcttttagcataaaaaggtgtattaaggagctcggtaatttaattttagtaacaattcctttccacaatttccacacattgaagaAATCGTCTattcaaattttaaccaatcaaagacaa encodes:
- the LOC142224859 gene encoding uncharacterized protein LOC142224859; the encoded protein is MYRDSDGRYVVTLPIKPELKGQVLLGLSRTSCLKQFIRGEPSLLQKSETKLMYDGVIKEYLNLQHMRSVSSTSPSDQPVCYLPHHPVINPDKLTSKLRVVFNASHKTSNGKSLNDILYVGPTLQLELVYLILRVNSTHTPLQRIVFRDSPQKDVQDYELQTVTFGVNCGPYLAIRTLLQLADDSENNYPHAAHILRRRML